One genomic window of Candidatus Nitrospira inopinata includes the following:
- the nuoK gene encoding NADH-quinone oxidoreductase subunit NuoK translates to MVPLSAYVAVSAILFVTGLLGVLIRRNFIIVLMAVEIMLNAANINLVAFSHYLESMAGQLVALFVIAIAAGEAAVGLAIIIVVFRGKVATNVDEMNLLKW, encoded by the coding sequence ATGGTTCCATTGAGCGCATACGTCGCCGTCAGCGCGATCCTCTTCGTCACGGGTTTGTTGGGCGTGTTGATCAGACGCAATTTCATCATCGTGCTGATGGCCGTCGAGATCATGTTGAACGCCGCCAACATCAATCTGGTCGCGTTTTCGCACTATCTGGAATCCATGGCCGGGCAATTGGTCGCGTTGTTCGTCATCGCCATCGCCGCCGGGGAGGCCGCCGTCGGGCTGGCGATCATCATCGTCGTCTTTCGCGGCAAGGTCGCGACGAACGTGGACGAAATGAACTTGTTGAAGTGGTGA